The following coding sequences lie in one Periophthalmus magnuspinnatus isolate fPerMag1 chromosome 24, fPerMag1.2.pri, whole genome shotgun sequence genomic window:
- the LOC117392373 gene encoding GTPase IMAP family member 7-like, whose protein sequence is MSLIPAGEEDHHQGTWRLILVGKTGVGKSATGNTILGRKEFESQLSPSSVTAQCQKAEATIGHRNIAVIDTPGLFDTNYTQEEIVDRIKYCICLSAPGPHAFVICLQLGRFTKEEQETVKIIQRIFGEEAARYTIVLFTRGDDLEGFTLESFIKKDKALSEFVKTCDNRHHVFNNKITDQKQRDEFIKKINKMIQNNGGRFYTTEMFRVAEEAIKKEEERLLKESKEQDKEKIRREAEKVNEFMMAIANMEIGTAIGAAVGVVLDEIGKAVGKMVEEVDEWITGAANNMCVIQ, encoded by the exons ATGAGCCTAATCCCTGCAG gtgaagAGGACCACCACCAAGGCACATGGAGACTCATTCTGGTCGGAAAAACCGGAGTGGGAAAGAGCGCAACCGGGAACACCATCCTCGGAAGAAAAGAGTTTGAGTCACAGCTGAGCCCCTCCTCTGTGACGGCTCAATGTCAGAAGGCTGAAGCAACGATTGGTCATCGAAACATCGCTGTGATCGATACTCCGGGTCTTTTTGACACAAATTATACCCAGGAAGAAATTGTGGATCGAATCAAATATTGCATTTGTCTGTCTGCGCCCGGGCCACATGCATTTGTGATTTGTCTCCAGCTCGGAAGGTTCACCAAAGAAGAGCAAGAGACTGTCAAAATAATCCAACGAATCTTTGGAGAAGAGGCAGCGAGATACACCATCGTTCTGTTCACACGCGGAGATGACCTGGAGGGTTTTACACTTGAGTCTTTCATAAAGAAAGATAAAGCTTTATCAGAGTTTGTCAAGACGTGCGACAACCGCCATCACGTCttcaacaataaaatcacagatCAGAAGCAAAGAGAtgagtttattaaaaaaatcaataaaatgatCCAGAATAATGGAGGAAGGTTTTACACCACAGAGATGTTCAGAGTAGCAGAGGAGGCCAttaagaaagaggaggagcgaCTCCTAAAAGAGTCAAAAGAACAAGACAAGGAAAAGATTCGGAGGGAGGCAGAGAAGGTAAATGAGTTCATGATGGCCATAGCAAACATGGAGATCGGTACAGCTATAGGAGCAGCAGTCGGGGTTGTCCTGGATGAGATTGGGAAGGCAGTAGGTAAAATGGTTGAAGAGGTAGATGAATGGATAACTGGAGCAGCAAATAACATGTGTGTGATACAGTGA
- the rhov gene encoding rho-related GTP-binding protein RhoV has product MPPHMDYFYQHEPRASALGLTGEDALDSGAVSCMLVGDPAVGKTSMVVSYTSNGYPAEYQQTGFDVFSGQVQVEGSPVKVQLLDTAGQEEFDEFRALSYSQTDVFLLCFSVVNPTSFHNVTKKWVPEIRAHNPGAPIVLIGTQSDLLLDVNVLINLDSSNVSPIVGSRARTAAEKIRAADYVECSSLTQKNLKEAFDAAIFAAIKSKTRKGKKRRFSDRRTKAFSRCSWKKFFCFI; this is encoded by the exons ATGCCCCCGCACATGGATTACTTCTACCAGCACGAGCCCCGGGCCTCCGCGCTGGGCCTGACCGGGGAGGACGCGCTGGACTCGGGGGCGGTCAGCTGCATGCTCGTGGGGGACCCTGCCGTGGGTAAAACCAGCATGGTGGTCAGCTACACCTCCAACGGATACCCCGCGGAGTACCAGCAGACCGGCTTCGACGTGTTCTCTG GTCAGGTGCAGGTGGAGGGGTCACCGGTCAAAGTGCAGCTCCTGGACACAGCTGGACAG gaggaGTTTGACGAGTTCCGCGCTCTGTCGTACAGTCAGACGGACGTGTTCTTGCTCTGCTTCAGCGTCGTCAACCCGACGTCTTTCCACAACGTCACTAAAAAATGGGTTCCTGAAATCCGCGCGCACAATCCCGGCGCTCCCATCGTCCTGATCGGGACTCAGTCGGACTTACTCCTGGACGTGAACGTGTTGATAAACCTGGACAGTTCTAACGTGAGTCCGATTGTCGGCTCCAGAGCCAGGACGGCGGCGGAGAAGATCCGAGCGGCGGACTACGTAGAGTGTTCCTCGCTGACGCAGAAGAACCTGAAGGAGGCGTTTGACGCCGCCATCTTTGCCGCCATCAAAAGTAAAACTCGCAAAGGTAAAAAGAGGAGGTTCTCCGACAGAAGAACCAAAGCGTTCTCCAGGTGCAGCTGGAAGAAGTTCTTCTGTTTCatctga